The following proteins are encoded in a genomic region of Brachionichthys hirsutus isolate HB-005 chromosome 14, CSIRO-AGI_Bhir_v1, whole genome shotgun sequence:
- the zgc:56231 gene encoding kinesin-like protein KIF20A, translated as MSRKDTDLVEPVPVPVSALARQDEASSGAEQQTMRVYLRVRPFSKEELSDNEDQGCVVIENSRTVTLNAPKGSATMKSSEKGVGSSHHTFCFSQIFGSENTQSELFENTVESQMIDFLDGKNALIFSYGVTNAGKTYTIQGTPKEPGVLPRVLDATFDFMRGRQYMEMDLKPYLRSDVQHLDPDQVKQERSAKAAIFASIKEDCDPVRAHGGSESLSSPGNSPSSLSYEQTELASSPAEAGSNQFALWVAFFEIYNERVHDLLQQPSCPRSKRRAALRVCNDGAGSAYVKDLRWIGIQTRSEACKLMRYGNRRRSAASTKVNRSSSRSHSIFTMKLLKVNDGALQWISEFSLCDLAGSERCNKTKTFGERLKEAGNINNSLLILGKCITALRNNQTDRTKSSYVPFRESKLTKLFQAVFCGKGKASMIVNINQCASVYDETLHVMRFSAVAKQVVQVETSVKPPCLLGHSGKPLRNGAIERCLSEEEEEEEEEEEEEEAEADVSLLPQKELWDVIENLRTNLLAERRRNLIQEVEIRKEMGDAMLHQLMESEELRSQQMEELKESYQEKLENTFEMYKDAVKEHAYQSAMSSLEDDFIRLEEFIAEKEKVEVLKRKVSALESLTSGIGGRACAAPTVNQSCQTQPYKATGAAVDDQSKSLDKENYALRKMCDDKQELILSLEKRLMELNETLKKVRDGFLEKCAHLEAVQKVASDQTKSMEAVSQQNIDQEREMASLRAELAKLSQSSPVPPKTKRGLLADIREAVTSPRACATGRILRRTVRTANQ; from the exons ATGAGCAGGAAGGACACGGACCTCGTGGAGCCTGTCCCCGTGCCTGTCAGCGCCCTGGCTCGGCAG GATGAAGCGTCCTCCGGCGCCGAGCAGCAGACCATGAGGGTTTACCTCAGAGTGAGGCCCTTCTCCAAAGAGGAACTCTCTGACAACGAGGATCAG GGCTGCGTCGTAATTGAAAACAGCCGGACGGTGACTCTAAACGCACCGAAGGGTTCTGCCACCATGAAGAGCAGCGAGAAGGGCGTTGGCTCGTCACACCACACGTTCTGCTTCTCACag ATTTTCGGATCGGAGAACACGCAGTCGGAACTGTTTGAGAATACTGTCGAAAGCCAGATGATTGATTTCCTGGACGGGAAGAATGCGCTGATATTCAGCTACGGCGTCACGAATGCTGGGAAGACCTACACCATCCAAG GAACTCCAAAAGAGCCCGGCGTGCTTCCTCGCGTGCTGGACGCCACCTTCGACTTCATGAGAGGCCGTCAGTATATGGAGATGGACCTGAAGCCCTACCTCAGGAGTGATGTGCAGCATCTGGATCCTGACCAAGTCAAACAGGAGAGAAGTGCTAAAGCGGCTATTTTTGCCTCGATCAAAGAA GACTGTGATCCTGTCAGAGCCCACGGTGGATCCGAGTCTCTGTCTAGTCCCGGGAACTCCCCCTCATCTTTATCCTACGAGCAAACTG AGCTGGCGAGCAGCCCAGCAGAGGCCGGCAGCAACCAGTTTGCCTTATGGGTGGCGTTCTTTGAAATCTACAATGAGCGTGTGCACGATCTGCTCCAGCAGCCCTCGTGCCCCAGATCCAAGAGACGCGCCGCTCTGCGGGTCTGCAACGACGGTGCAGGGAGCGCTTACGTTAAAG ATCTCCGGTGGATCGGCATCCAGACCCGGAGCGAAGCCTGCAAGCTGATGCGCTACggaaacaggaggagaagtGCTGCGTCGACGAAGGTGAACCGGTCGTCCAGCAGAAG TCACAGCATATTTACCATGAAGTTACTGAAGGTCAACGACGGCGCCCTCCAGTGGATCTCAGA gtttTCTCTCTGCGACCTGGCTGGCTCTGAGAGATGTAACAAAACGAAGACGTTTGGAGAGAGGCTGAAGGAGGCTGGGAACATTAACAACTCGCTGCTTATTCTGGGGAAATGCATCACTGCCCTCCGCAACAATCAGACCGACCG AACGAAGAGCAGCTACGTCCCCTTCAGGGAGAGTAAGCTCACCAAACTCTTCCAAGCGGTTTTCTGCGGCAAAGGGAAAGCGTCGATGATCGTCAACATCAACCAGTGTGCGTCCGTCTACGACGAGACCCTGCACGTGATGAGGTTCTCCGCTGTTGCCAAACAG GTCGTGCAGGTAGAGACGTCAGTCAAGCCTCCATGTTTGTTGGGCCACAGTGGCAAACCTTTGAGGAACGGGGCCATTGAGAGATGcctgtcggaggaggaggaggaggaggaggaggaggaggaggaggaggaggcggaggctgACGTGTCGCTGCTGCCACAGAAG GAGCTTTGGGATGTGATTGAGAACCTGCGAACAAACCTCCTGGCTGAGAGGAGAAGGAATCTGATTCAGGAAGTGGAGATTCGCAAGGAAATGGGAGATGCAATGTTACACCAGTTAATGGAAAGCGAGGAACTCCGCAG TCAGcagatggaggagctgaaggagagctaccaggagaagctggagaacacgTTTGAGATGTACAAGGACGCTGTTAAAGAGCACGCCTACCAGAGCGCCATGAGCAGTCTGGAGGACGACTTCATACGCCTGGAGGAATTCATCGCTGAAAAAGAGAAAGTGGAG GTGTTGAAACGTAAAGTGTCAGCGTTGGAGAGCTTGACGTCCGGTATCGGAGGGAGAGCGTGTGCAGCTCCAACAGTAAACCAGTCGTGCCAAACTCAACCATACAAAGCAACAGGAGCAGCCG TGGACGATCAAAGTAAATCACTCGACAAAGAAAACTATGCCTTGAGAAAGATGTGCGACGATAAACAAGAG TTGATTTTGTCCCTAGAAAAACGGCTAATGGAGCTCAATGAAACACTGAAAAAGGTCAGGGATGGCTTCCTGGAGAAATGTGCTCACCTGGAGGCGGTGCAGAAGGTGGCGTCTGATCAG actaaGTCGATGGAGGCCGTCTCGCAGCAGAACATTGACCAGGAAAGGGAGATGGCTTCACTGAGAGCGGAACTCGCTAAGCTCTCCCAGAGCTCCCCGGTGCCTCCTAAGACCAAACGAGGCCTGCTTGCCGACATCCGGGAGGCGGTAACTTCCCCGCGGGCGTGTGCGACGGGCCGAATCCTGAGGAGAACCGTTCGGACTGCAAACCAGTGA
- the mcur1 gene encoding mitochondrial calcium uniporter regulator 1 isoform X2, which yields MPSLAAVSASPGVRCVIHRGSLCGGRAPGRTAGRLSAGTRTHARGLSASGRDVQPSLRRDVPACEGGRRFFDTHAVVRLFEGHGFTTRQAETLVRTLLQMTKSNMDAIDRDMVTKVQQEMALQRLVSHIAAVKKDMIILEKSEFCSLLTESEKLKIQLLQLKVQLVDVMGKVRSDAILDMHLEKSRVKELKAEHEKKLLETRTGIMEMARCSPA from the exons ATGCCGAGTTTAGCAGCCGTCAGCGCGTCACCGGGTGTCCGGTGTGTCATCCACAGGGGCTCCCTGTGCGGAGGACGAGCTCCGGGGAGGACGGCTGGACGTCTTTCTGCAGGGACGCGGACGCACGCTCGAG GCCTGAGTGCGTCCGGCAGAGACGTCCAGCCCAGTCTGAGACGGGACGTCCCAGCGTGTGAGGGCGGGCGGCGTTTCTTTGACACGCACGCCGTGGTGCGGCTCTTTGAAGGACACG GCTTCACGACTCGACAAGCGGAGACATTGGtgaggacgctgctgcagatgACAAAGTCCAACATGGACGCCATCGACCGGGACATGGTGACCAAAGTGCAGCAG GAGATGGCGCTGCAGCGCCTGGTGTCTCATATAGCGGCTGTAAAGAAGGACATGATCATTCTGGAGAAGAGCGAGTTCTGCTCGTTACTGACGGAGAGCGAG AAACTCAAGATCCAGCTATTGCAGCTCAAAGTCCAGCTGGTT GACGTCATGGGCAAAGTGCGCTCAGACGCCATCTTGGACATGCATCTGGAGAAGAGCCGCGTGAAAGAGCTG AAAGCAGAACACGAGAAGAAACTTCTAGAAACAAGAACTGGAATCATGGAAATG GCTCGGTGTTCACCTGCCTGA
- the rps20 gene encoding small ribosomal subunit protein uS10, whose translation MAFKDSGKAPVETEAAIHRIRITLTSRNVKSLEKVCADLIRGAKEKSLKVKGPVRMPTKTLRITTRKTPCGEGSKTWDRFQMRIHKRLIDLHSPSEIVKQITSISIEPGVEVEVTIADAYTMETQ comes from the exons GCGTTCAAGGACTCTGGGAAGGCGCCCGTGGAGACTGAGGCCGCCATTCATCGCATCCGGATCACCCTCACCAGCCGCAACGTCAAGTCCCTGGAGAAGG TCTGTGCTGATTTGATCCGTGGAGCGAAAGAGAAGAGCCTGAAGGTGAAGGGTCCGGTCCGCATGCCGACCAAG ACTCTGCGCATCACCACCAGGAAGACGCCGTGTGGCGAAGGGTCCAAGACGTGGGATCGcttccagatgaggatccacaaGCGCCTGATCGATCTGCACAGCCCGTCTGAGATCGTGAAGCAGATCACCTCCATCAGCATCGAGCCGGGGGTCGAGGTCGAAGTCACCATCGCAGACGCGTATACGATGGAGACGCAATAA
- the mcur1 gene encoding mitochondrial calcium uniporter regulator 1 isoform X1: MPSLAAVSASPGVRCVIHRGSLCGGRAPGRTAGRLSAGTRTHARGLSASGRDVQPSLRRDVPACEGGRRFFDTHAVVRLFEGHGFTTRQAETLVRTLLQMTKSNMDAIDRDMVTKVQQEMALQRLVSHIAAVKKDMIILEKSEFCSLLTESEKLKIQLLQLKVQLVDVMGKVRSDAILDMHLEKSRVKELKAEHEKKLLETRTGIMEMTAEQDRHLSQANMKIDTEVAGLKTMLESHKLDAIKYLAGSVFTCLTVVLGFYRIWM, from the exons ATGCCGAGTTTAGCAGCCGTCAGCGCGTCACCGGGTGTCCGGTGTGTCATCCACAGGGGCTCCCTGTGCGGAGGACGAGCTCCGGGGAGGACGGCTGGACGTCTTTCTGCAGGGACGCGGACGCACGCTCGAG GCCTGAGTGCGTCCGGCAGAGACGTCCAGCCCAGTCTGAGACGGGACGTCCCAGCGTGTGAGGGCGGGCGGCGTTTCTTTGACACGCACGCCGTGGTGCGGCTCTTTGAAGGACACG GCTTCACGACTCGACAAGCGGAGACATTGGtgaggacgctgctgcagatgACAAAGTCCAACATGGACGCCATCGACCGGGACATGGTGACCAAAGTGCAGCAG GAGATGGCGCTGCAGCGCCTGGTGTCTCATATAGCGGCTGTAAAGAAGGACATGATCATTCTGGAGAAGAGCGAGTTCTGCTCGTTACTGACGGAGAGCGAG AAACTCAAGATCCAGCTATTGCAGCTCAAAGTCCAGCTGGTT GACGTCATGGGCAAAGTGCGCTCAGACGCCATCTTGGACATGCATCTGGAGAAGAGCCGCGTGAAAGAGCTG AAAGCAGAACACGAGAAGAAACTTCTAGAAACAAGAACTGGAATCATGGAAATG ACTGCAGAGCAAGATCGACATCTAAGCCAGGCCAACATGAAAATAGACACTGAAGTGGCCGGTTTGAAAACCATGTTAGAGTCTCATAAGCTGGATGCCATAAAATACCTGGCAG GCTCGGTGTTCACCTGCCTGACGGTGGTCTTGGGCTTCTATCGGATCTGGATGTAA
- the dph2 gene encoding 2-(3-amino-3-carboxypropyl)histidine synthase subunit 2 — protein MADAFRGSSETVMQRVGGAAKGNTPPEKLGEFYQIQETLDFINENQFKKVALQFPDELLVDSVAVAEELERRGGATAFILGDTSYGSCCVDEVAAEHAGADCVVHYGAACLSPAQRLPVMYVFERKPVDLEKCTSTFRELYPGAQSLVLLLYDVNYVHAINDLRTLLSSEYPNLVTSELVLEGDWCYGPWIRVQACHPRVPERGDSPAMCQFGRRFTLKSGSRLTDYSVFYVGQEGATLRNFMMTWNRCSFTSFDPIMMRARTESLSVNRALMKRYYAVERAKDSRVVGILVGTLGVANYLGAIQQLKETIHRAGKKSYVFAMGKLNVAKLANFLEMDIFVLVACPENSLLDSSEFYRPVVTPFEMEVACNKERAWSGEYVTSFQELLPGGRSHVPLADEQEEADETDVSLITGALRSRNLLPGEPAAAASRGSSVVLRSQTLTVANANAAASFLAQRSWRGLEQKLGETPVVEAVKGRRGVAIAYEEEGTFS, from the exons ATGGCTGATGCGTTCAGGGGCAGCTCGGAAACTGTAATGCAGCGAGTGGGAGGAGCAGCGAAGGGAAACACCCCCCCGGAGAAACTCGGGGAGTTTTACCAAATACAGGAGACGCTCGATTTCATCAACGAGAATCAATTCAAGAAG GTGGCGCTGCAGTTTCCGGATGAGTTGCTCGTGGACTCCGTGGCGGTAGCAGAGGAGCTtgagaggaggggcggggccacggCGTTTATTTTGGGGGATACGTCCTACGGAAG CTGCTGCGTGGACGAGGTGGCTGCAGAACACGCCGGCGCTGACTGCGTCGTGCACTACGGCGCCGCTTGCCTCAGCCCGGCTCAACGGCTGCCCGTGATGTACGTCTTTGAGAGGAAGCCGGTGGATCTTGAGAAGTGCACGTCCACCTTTCGAGAACTCTACCCTGGTGCTCAGAGCCTCGTCCTCCTTCTCTACGATGTCAATTATGTTCATGCGATAA aTGATCTTAGGACACTCCTTTCGTCAGAGTATCCGAACCTTGTCACCTCAGAACTTGTTCTGGAAGGCGATTGGTGTTACGGTCCCTGGATTCGAGTCCAAGCGTGTCACCCCCGTGTGCCGGAGCGAGGTGACAGCCCGGCTATGTGTCAGTTTGGGAGACGCTTCACCTTGAAAAGTGGTTCCCGCCTAACGGATTACAGCGTGTTCTACGTGGGCCAGGAGGGAGCAACCCTGCGGAACTTCATGATGACTTGGAATCGCTGTTCATTCACTTCTTTTGACCCCATAATGATGCGGGCAAGGACCGAGTCTTTGAGCGTCAACCGAGCCTTGATGAAGAGGTACTACGCCGTAGAGAGGGCCAAAGATTCCCGCGTGGTCGGCATCCTGGTCGGCACCCTCGGGGTGGCGAACTACCTCGGCGCCATCCAGCAGTTGAAGGAGACCATCCACAGAGCCGGGAAGAAGAGTTACGTGTTCGCCATGGGGAAACTCAACGTGGCCAAACTAGCAAACTTTCttgaaatggacatttttgtgtTGGTTGCATGCCCTGAGAATTCCCTGCTGGACTCCAGTGAGTTCTACCGACCCGTCGTTACGCCGTTTGAGATGGAGGTGGCCTGTAACAAGGAGAGGGCGTGGTCAGGGGAGTATGTCACAAGCTTTCAGGAGCTCCTGCCAG GTGGGCGGAGTCACGTTCCATTGGCTGACGAACAAGAGGAGGCCGACGAGACTGATGTGTCTTTAATCACGGGAGCGCTGCGAAGTCGCAACCTGCTGCCCGGCGAgcctgcggcggcggcgtcccgcGGCTCCTCGGTTGTCCTCCGGAGCCAGACGTTGACTGTAGCCAACGCTAACGCCGCTG CGTCCTTCCTGGCACAACGGAGCTGGCGCGGCTTAGAGCAGAAGTTGGGAGAGACGCCCGTCGTGGAGGCGGTGAAGGGCAGGAGAGGCGTAGCCATCGCCTATGAAGAAGAGGGAACGTTCTCCTGA
- the rgs9bp gene encoding regulator of G-protein signaling 9-binding protein: MPLVRNRVDTDGASPDLRALLGSLMKVVACYRHLASCVGGGTDSLQLRDELRQTREKAQKLAVAICQRLTSHLRDRSVPEERKKEFELLWVAFSSCLELLHMDMCKVFKMGDIFSLANAAPLVKTGLRGGGSGVAARALSLPELREAQWPTLADGLEREERRSMEREIERLDQMIEDMEMKVNVLRWAVEPRRRQQAEPLSSVDSVDSVDSAVDEQPGHRPLPQPNHIFVFLLLLVVVVLGAAALSVCIVFFS, from the exons ATGCCTTTGGTCCGTAACAGAGTGGACACAGACGGGGCGTCGCCTGACCTGAGAGCTCTGCTGGGTTCTTTGATGAAG GTGGTCGCGTGCTACAGGCACCTGGCCTCGTGTGTcggggggggcacagacagCCTGCAGCTCCGGGACGAACTGAGGCAGACGCGAGAGAAGGCCCAGAAGCTGGCCGTGGCCATCTGTCAGCGTCTGACCTCGCATCTCCGAGATAGGAGCGTGCCCGAGGAGCGGAAGAAGGAGTTTGAGCTCCTGTGGGTGgccttctcctcctgcctggAGCTTCTCCACATGGACATGtgtaaagtatttaaaatggGGGACATCTTCTCTCTGGCCAACGCCGCCCCCCTGGTGAAAACTGGCCTACGAG GAGGGGGCAGCGGGGTCGCGGCTCGGGCGCTCAGCCTTCCAGAGCTGAGAGAAGCTCAATGGCCGACCCTCGCCGATGGCCTGGAGCGCGAGGAGCGCCGCAgcatggagcgggagatcgagcGACTGGACCAAATGATAGAGGACATGGAGATGAAGGTGAACGTGCTGCGCTGGGCGGTGGAGCCCCGCCGACGGCAGCAGGCGGAGCCTCTcagcagcgtggacagcgtggacagcgtggacagcgcTGTCGACGAGCAGCCTGGACACCGGCCCCTCCCCCAGCCCAATCACAtctttgtgttcttgttgttgcttgttgttgttgttctggggGCAGCCGCGTTGTCTGtctgtattgtttttttctcatga